One genomic region from Salvelinus fontinalis isolate EN_2023a chromosome 18, ASM2944872v1, whole genome shotgun sequence encodes:
- the LOC129815466 gene encoding isotocin receptor-like: MESTILNEQDFWSFNKSWRNSTLGNGTTGGNQTNPLKRNDEVAKVEVTVLALVLFLALAGNLCVLVAIHTTKHTQSRMYYFMKHLSIADLVVAIFQVLPQLIWDITFRFYGPDILCRLVKYLQIVGMFASTYVLVLMSVDRCLAICQPLRSLHKRKDRFYVIISWVLSLLFSSPQMYIFSLKDVGAGVYDCWGDFVEPWGAKAYITWISLTIYIIPVAILSLCYGLISFKIWQNFRMKTKRDQCISLTPKTSKGHALARVSSVKLISKAKITTVKMTFVIVLAYIVCWTPFFTVQMWTAWDPAAPREAMPFIISMLLASLNSCCNPWIYMCFAGHLFSDLRQNFVCCSARYLKSSQCHCERDNDSSRKSNTSTYVIKSTSSQRSVTQTSTT, encoded by the exons ATGGAAAGTACCATATTAAATGAGCAGGACTTTTGGTCATTCAACAAATCCTGGAGGAACTCAACCCTTGGCAACGGGACCACCGGGGGAAACCAGACTAACCCCCTGAAACGGAACGACGAGGTGGCTAAAGTGGAGGTGACCGTGCTCGCCCTGGTCCTGTTCCTGGCCCTGGCTGGGAACCTGTGCGTTCTGGTGGCCATTCACACCACCAAGCACACACAGTCCCGAATGTACTACTTCATGAAACACCTCAGCATCGCGGATCTGGTGGTGGCTATATTTCAGGTCCTGCCACAACTTATCTGGGACATTACTTTCCGTTTCTATGGACCCGATATCCTGTGCAGGTTGGTGAAATACCTTCAAATCGTCGGAATGTTCGCCTCTACCTATGTGCTTGTTTTGATGTCCGTAGACAGGTGCTTGGCGATTTGTCAGCCGCTTCGGTCTCTGCACAAGAGAAAGGACCGCTTCTATGTGATTATATCGTGGGTCCTCAGCCTATTGTTCAGCAGCCCACAGATGTACATATTTTCTCTGAAGGATGTTGGAGCCGGAGTGTATGACTGTTGGGGTGACTTCGTTGAGCCCTGGGGTGCCAAAGCGTATATAACTTGGATTAGCCTTACCATCTACATCATACCAGTTGCCATACTGAGCCTTTGCTATGGGCTAATAAGCTTTAAGATATGGCAAAACTTTAGAATGAAAACCAAGAGGGACCAGTGCATAAGCCTCACCCCGAAGACTTCGAAAGGTCATGCGCTCGCCCGGGTGAGCAGTGTAAAGCTCATCTCCAAAGCGAAGATAACCACCGTTAAAATGACATTTGTCATAGTCCTGGCGTATATTGTTTGCTGGACACCTTTCTTCACCGTGCAGATGTGGACGGCTTGGGATCCAGCGGCGCCCCGGGAAG CCATGCCCTTCATCATCTCCATGCTGCTGGCCAGTCTGAACAGTTGCTGTAACCCGTGGATCTACATGTGCTTTGCGGGCCACCTGTTCTCAGACCTGAGGCAGAACTTTGTGTGCTGCTCGGCCCGCTACCTCAAGTCCTCCCAGTGCCACTGCGAGCGTGACAACGACTCCAGCCGCAAAAGCAACACCTCCACTTACGTCATCAAGAGCACCAGTAGCCAGAGGAGCGTCACACAGACCTCCACCACATGA